In Camelina sativa cultivar DH55 chromosome 16, Cs, whole genome shotgun sequence, a single window of DNA contains:
- the LOC104749994 gene encoding protein kinase APK1B, chloroplastic isoform X6, which translates to MGLCLSAQIKAVSPGASPKYMSSEANDSQSMGSKGSSVSIRTNPRTEGEILQSPNLKSFTFAELKAATRNFRPDSVLGEGGFGSVFKGWIDEQTLSASKPGTGVVIAVKKLNQDGWQGHQEWLAEVNYLGQFSHPNLVKLIGYSLEDEHRLLVYEFMPRGSLENHLFRRGSYFQPLSWTLRLKVALGAAKGLAFLHNAETSVIYRDFKTSNILLDSEYNAKLSDFGLAKDGPTGDKSHVSTRIMGTYGYAAPEYLATGHLTTKSDVYSYGVVLLEVLSGRRVVDKNRPPGEQKLVEWARPLLANKRKLFRVIDNRLQDQYSMEEACKVATLVLRCLTYEIKLRPNMNEVVSHLEHIQTLNEAGGKNIDKVERRMRRRSDSVAINQKPNAGFARQTAVGVIATAYPRPSDSPLFV; encoded by the exons ATGGGGCTTTGCTTAAGTGCTCAGATTAAAGCTGTGAGTCCAG GTGCAAGTCCGAAGTATATGAGTTCAGAGGCTAATGATTCTCAAAGTATGGGAAGCAAAGGCTCTTCTGTGTCTATCAGAACAAATCCAAGAACCGAAGGAGAGATCTTGCAATCTCCAAACCTCAAAAGTTTCACTTTTGCTGAGCTTAAAGCAGCAACTAGGAATTTCAGACCAGATAGTGTTCTTGGTGAAGGTGGCTTTGGTTCTGTCTTTAAAGGTTGGATTGATGAACAGACTCTCTCTGCTTCTAAACCGGGAACCGGTGTGGTTATTGCTGTCAAAAAACTTAACCAAGATGGTTGGCAAGGTCACCAAGAATGGCTG gCGGAAGTGAATTACTTGGGGCAGTTTTCGCATCCTAATCTTGTGAAACTCATTGGTTACTCCTTAGAGGATGAGCATCGTCTTCTTGTTTATGAGTTCATGCCTCGTGGAAGCTTAGAGAATCATTTATTCAGAa GAGGCTCTTACTTCCAACCGTTATCTTGGACTCTACGGTTGAAAGTTGCACTTGGTGCTGCGAAAGGCCTTGCTTTTCTCCACAATGCCGAGACTAGTGTCATCTACCGCGATTTCAAAACTTCCAATATACTTCTTGATTCG GAGTACAATGCCAAGCTTTCTGATTTCGGGTTGGCTAAAGATGGACCTACTGGTGATAAAAGCCATGTCTCTACAAGGATCATGGGTACTTACGGATACGCAGCTCCTGAATACCTTGCGACTG GTCATTTAACAACCAAAAGTGATGTCTATAGCTATGGTGTCGTGCTTTTGGAGGTGTTGTCTGGACGGAGAGTTGTGGACAAGAACCGTCCACCAGGAGAGCAAAAGCTGGTGGAATGGGCAAGACCGTTACTTGCTAACAAGAGGAAGTTATTCCGAGTTATCGACAACCGTTTACAAGATCAATACTCAATGGAAGAAGCTTGTAAAGTAGCTACCCTGGTGCTCAGATGCCTGACGTACGAGATAAAGCTGAGGCCGAACATGAACGAGGTTGTTTCTCACCTAGAACACATCCAAACTTTGAATGAAGCAGGAGGAAAAAACATCGATAAGGTCGAGAGAAGAATGCGTAGGAGAAGCGATAGTGTTGctataaaccaaaaaccaaatgcAGGTTTTGCTCGGCAAACCGCTGTGGGCGTCATAGCTACTGCTTATCCACGCCCATCTGATTCTCCTCTGTTTGTCTGA
- the LOC104749994 gene encoding protein kinase APK1B, chloroplastic isoform X7 yields MSSEANDSQSMGSKGSSVSIRTNPRTEGEILQSPNLKSFTFAELKAATRNFRPDSVLGEGGFGSVFKGWIDEQTLSASKPGTGVVIAVKKLNQDGWQGHQEWLAEVNYLGQFSHPNLVKLIGYSLEDEHRLLVYEFMPRGSLENHLFRRGSYFQPLSWTLRLKVALGAAKGLAFLHNAETSVIYRDFKTSNILLDSEYNAKLSDFGLAKDGPTGDKSHVSTRIMGTYGYAAPEYLATGHLTTKSDVYSYGVVLLEVLSGRRVVDKNRPPGEQKLVEWARPLLANKRKLFRVIDNRLQDQYSMEEACKVATLVLRCLTYEIKLRPNMNEVVSHLEHIQTLNEAGGKNIDKVERRMRRRSDSVAINQKPNAGFARQTAVGVIATAYPRPSDSPLFV; encoded by the exons ATGAGTTCAGAGGCTAATGATTCTCAAAGTATGGGAAGCAAAGGCTCTTCTGTGTCTATCAGAACAAATCCAAGAACCGAAGGAGAG ATCTTGCAATCTCCTAACCTCAAAAGTTTCACTTTTGCTGAGCTTAAAGCAGCAACTAGGAATTTCAGACCAGATAGTGTTCTTGGTGAAGGTGGTTTTGGTTCTGTCTTTAAAGGTTGGATTGATGAACAGACTCTCTCTGCTTCTAAACCGGGAACCGGTGTGGTTATTGCTGTCAAAAAACTTAACCAAGATGGTTGGCAAGGTCACCAAGAATGGCTG gCGGAAGTGAATTACTTGGGGCAGTTTTCGCATCCTAATCTTGTGAAACTCATTGGTTACTCCTTAGAGGATGAGCATCGTCTTCTTGTTTATGAGTTCATGCCTCGTGGAAGCTTAGAGAATCATTTATTCAGAa GAGGCTCTTACTTCCAACCGTTATCTTGGACTCTACGGTTGAAAGTTGCACTTGGTGCTGCGAAAGGCCTTGCTTTTCTCCACAATGCCGAGACTAGTGTCATCTACCGCGATTTCAAAACTTCCAATATACTTCTTGATTCG GAGTACAATGCCAAGCTTTCTGATTTCGGGTTGGCTAAAGATGGACCTACTGGTGATAAAAGCCATGTCTCTACAAGGATCATGGGTACTTACGGATACGCAGCTCCTGAATACCTTGCGACTG GTCATTTAACAACCAAAAGTGATGTCTATAGCTATGGTGTCGTGCTTTTGGAGGTGTTGTCTGGACGGAGAGTTGTGGACAAGAACCGTCCACCAGGAGAGCAAAAGCTGGTGGAATGGGCAAGACCGTTACTTGCTAACAAGAGGAAGTTATTCCGAGTTATCGACAACCGTTTACAAGATCAATACTCAATGGAAGAAGCTTGTAAAGTAGCTACCCTGGTGCTCAGATGCCTGACGTACGAGATAAAGCTGAGGCCGAACATGAACGAGGTTGTTTCTCACCTAGAACACATCCAAACTTTGAATGAAGCAGGAGGAAAAAACATCGATAAGGTCGAGAGAAGAATGCGTAGGAGAAGCGATAGTGTTGctataaaccaaaaaccaaatgcAGGTTTTGCTCGGCAAACCGCTGTGGGCGTCATAGCTACTGCTTATCCACGCCCATCTGATTCTCCTCTGTTTGTCTGA
- the LOC104749994 gene encoding protein kinase APK1B, chloroplastic isoform X2, whose translation MRFVEKVKSNVLLYVNYMFGCCIGASPKYMSSEANDSQSMGSKGSSVSIRTNPRTEGEILQSPNLKSFTFAELKAATRNFRPDSVLGEGGFGSVFKGWIDEQTLSASKPGTGVVIAVKKLNQDGWQGHQEWLAEVNYLGQFSHPNLVKLIGYSLEDEHRLLVYEFMPRGSLENHLFRRGSYFQPLSWTLRLKVALGAAKGLAFLHNAETSVIYRDFKTSNILLDSEYNAKLSDFGLAKDGPTGDKSHVSTRIMGTYGYAAPEYLATGHLTTKSDVYSYGVVLLEVLSGRRVVDKNRPPGEQKLVEWARPLLANKRKLFRVIDNRLQDQYSMEEACKVATLVLRCLTYEIKLRPNMNEVVSHLEHIQTLNEAGGKNIDKVERRMRRRSDSVAINQKPNAGFARQTAVGVIATAYPRPSDSPLFV comes from the exons ATGAGATTTGTCGAAAAAGTGAAATCTAATGTTCTTTTGTATGTAAACTATATGTTTGGTTGTTGTATAGGTGCAAGTCCGAAGTATATGAGTTCAGAGGCTAATGATTCTCAAAGTATGGGAAGCAAAGGCTCTTCTGTGTCTATCAGAACAAATCCAAGAACCGAAGGAGAGATCTTGCAATCTCCAAACCTCAAAAGTTTCACTTTTGCTGAGCTTAAAGCAGCAACTAGGAATTTCAGACCAGATAGTGTTCTTGGTGAAGGTGGCTTTGGTTCTGTCTTTAAAGGTTGGATTGATGAACAGACTCTCTCTGCTTCTAAACCGGGAACCGGTGTGGTTATTGCTGTCAAAAAACTTAACCAAGATGGTTGGCAAGGTCACCAAGAATGGCTG gCGGAAGTGAATTACTTGGGGCAGTTTTCGCATCCTAATCTTGTGAAACTCATTGGTTACTCCTTAGAGGATGAGCATCGTCTTCTTGTTTATGAGTTCATGCCTCGTGGAAGCTTAGAGAATCATTTATTCAGAa GAGGCTCTTACTTCCAACCGTTATCTTGGACTCTACGGTTGAAAGTTGCACTTGGTGCTGCGAAAGGCCTTGCTTTTCTCCACAATGCCGAGACTAGTGTCATCTACCGCGATTTCAAAACTTCCAATATACTTCTTGATTCG GAGTACAATGCCAAGCTTTCTGATTTCGGGTTGGCTAAAGATGGACCTACTGGTGATAAAAGCCATGTCTCTACAAGGATCATGGGTACTTACGGATACGCAGCTCCTGAATACCTTGCGACTG GTCATTTAACAACCAAAAGTGATGTCTATAGCTATGGTGTCGTGCTTTTGGAGGTGTTGTCTGGACGGAGAGTTGTGGACAAGAACCGTCCACCAGGAGAGCAAAAGCTGGTGGAATGGGCAAGACCGTTACTTGCTAACAAGAGGAAGTTATTCCGAGTTATCGACAACCGTTTACAAGATCAATACTCAATGGAAGAAGCTTGTAAAGTAGCTACCCTGGTGCTCAGATGCCTGACGTACGAGATAAAGCTGAGGCCGAACATGAACGAGGTTGTTTCTCACCTAGAACACATCCAAACTTTGAATGAAGCAGGAGGAAAAAACATCGATAAGGTCGAGAGAAGAATGCGTAGGAGAAGCGATAGTGTTGctataaaccaaaaaccaaatgcAGGTTTTGCTCGGCAAACCGCTGTGGGCGTCATAGCTACTGCTTATCCACGCCCATCTGATTCTCCTCTGTTTGTCTGA
- the LOC104749994 gene encoding protein kinase APK1B, chloroplastic isoform X1 — MRFVEKVKSNVLLYVNYMFGCCIGASPKYMSSEANDSQSMGSKGSSVSIRTNPRTEGEILQSPNLKSFTFAELKAATRNFRPDSVLGEGGFGSVFKGWIDEQTLSASKPGTGVVIAVKKLNQDGWQGHQEWLAEVNYLGQFSHPNLVKLIGYSLEDEHRLLVYEFMPRGSLENHLFRRGSYFQPLSWTLRLKVALGAAKGLAFLHNAETSVIYRDFKTSNILLDSEYNAKLSDFGLAKDGPTGDKSHVSTRIMGTYGYAAPEYLATGHLTTKSDVYSYGVVLLEVLSGRRVVDKNRPPGEQKLVEWARPLLANKRKLFRVIDNRLQDQYSMEEACKVATLVLRCLTYEIKLRPNMNEVVSHLEHIQTLNEAGGKNIDKVERRMRRRSDSVAINQKPNAGFARQTAVGVIATAYPRPSDSPLFV, encoded by the exons ATGAGATTTGTCGAAAAAGTGAAATCTAATGTTCTTTTGTATGTAAACTATATGTTTGGTTGTTGTATAGGTGCAAGTCCGAAGTATATGAGTTCAGAGGCTAATGATTCTCAAAGTATGGGAAGCAAAGGCTCTTCTGTGTCTATCAGAACAAATCCAAGAACCGAAGGAGAG ATCTTGCAATCTCCTAACCTCAAAAGTTTCACTTTTGCTGAGCTTAAAGCAGCAACTAGGAATTTCAGACCAGATAGTGTTCTTGGTGAAGGTGGTTTTGGTTCTGTCTTTAAAGGTTGGATTGATGAACAGACTCTCTCTGCTTCTAAACCGGGAACCGGTGTGGTTATTGCTGTCAAAAAACTTAACCAAGATGGTTGGCAAGGTCACCAAGAATGGCTG gCGGAAGTGAATTACTTGGGGCAGTTTTCGCATCCTAATCTTGTGAAACTCATTGGTTACTCCTTAGAGGATGAGCATCGTCTTCTTGTTTATGAGTTCATGCCTCGTGGAAGCTTAGAGAATCATTTATTCAGAa GAGGCTCTTACTTCCAACCGTTATCTTGGACTCTACGGTTGAAAGTTGCACTTGGTGCTGCGAAAGGCCTTGCTTTTCTCCACAATGCCGAGACTAGTGTCATCTACCGCGATTTCAAAACTTCCAATATACTTCTTGATTCG GAGTACAATGCCAAGCTTTCTGATTTCGGGTTGGCTAAAGATGGACCTACTGGTGATAAAAGCCATGTCTCTACAAGGATCATGGGTACTTACGGATACGCAGCTCCTGAATACCTTGCGACTG GTCATTTAACAACCAAAAGTGATGTCTATAGCTATGGTGTCGTGCTTTTGGAGGTGTTGTCTGGACGGAGAGTTGTGGACAAGAACCGTCCACCAGGAGAGCAAAAGCTGGTGGAATGGGCAAGACCGTTACTTGCTAACAAGAGGAAGTTATTCCGAGTTATCGACAACCGTTTACAAGATCAATACTCAATGGAAGAAGCTTGTAAAGTAGCTACCCTGGTGCTCAGATGCCTGACGTACGAGATAAAGCTGAGGCCGAACATGAACGAGGTTGTTTCTCACCTAGAACACATCCAAACTTTGAATGAAGCAGGAGGAAAAAACATCGATAAGGTCGAGAGAAGAATGCGTAGGAGAAGCGATAGTGTTGctataaaccaaaaaccaaatgcAGGTTTTGCTCGGCAAACCGCTGTGGGCGTCATAGCTACTGCTTATCCACGCCCATCTGATTCTCCTCTGTTTGTCTGA
- the LOC104749994 gene encoding protein kinase APK1B, chloroplastic isoform X3, which translates to MGLCLSAQIKAVSPGKQGASPKYMSSEANDSQSMGSKGSSVSIRTNPRTEGEILQSPNLKSFTFAELKAATRNFRPDSVLGEGGFGSVFKGWIDEQTLSASKPGTGVVIAVKKLNQDGWQGHQEWLAEVNYLGQFSHPNLVKLIGYSLEDEHRLLVYEFMPRGSLENHLFRRGSYFQPLSWTLRLKVALGAAKGLAFLHNAETSVIYRDFKTSNILLDSEYNAKLSDFGLAKDGPTGDKSHVSTRIMGTYGYAAPEYLATGHLTTKSDVYSYGVVLLEVLSGRRVVDKNRPPGEQKLVEWARPLLANKRKLFRVIDNRLQDQYSMEEACKVATLVLRCLTYEIKLRPNMNEVVSHLEHIQTLNEAGGKNIDKVERRMRRRSDSVAINQKPNAGFARQTAVGVIATAYPRPSDSPLFV; encoded by the exons ATGGGGCTTTGCTTAAGTGCTCAGATTAAAGCTGTGAGTCCAGGTAAGCAAG GTGCAAGTCCGAAGTATATGAGTTCAGAGGCTAATGATTCTCAAAGTATGGGAAGCAAAGGCTCTTCTGTGTCTATCAGAACAAATCCAAGAACCGAAGGAGAG ATCTTGCAATCTCCTAACCTCAAAAGTTTCACTTTTGCTGAGCTTAAAGCAGCAACTAGGAATTTCAGACCAGATAGTGTTCTTGGTGAAGGTGGTTTTGGTTCTGTCTTTAAAGGTTGGATTGATGAACAGACTCTCTCTGCTTCTAAACCGGGAACCGGTGTGGTTATTGCTGTCAAAAAACTTAACCAAGATGGTTGGCAAGGTCACCAAGAATGGCTG gCGGAAGTGAATTACTTGGGGCAGTTTTCGCATCCTAATCTTGTGAAACTCATTGGTTACTCCTTAGAGGATGAGCATCGTCTTCTTGTTTATGAGTTCATGCCTCGTGGAAGCTTAGAGAATCATTTATTCAGAa GAGGCTCTTACTTCCAACCGTTATCTTGGACTCTACGGTTGAAAGTTGCACTTGGTGCTGCGAAAGGCCTTGCTTTTCTCCACAATGCCGAGACTAGTGTCATCTACCGCGATTTCAAAACTTCCAATATACTTCTTGATTCG GAGTACAATGCCAAGCTTTCTGATTTCGGGTTGGCTAAAGATGGACCTACTGGTGATAAAAGCCATGTCTCTACAAGGATCATGGGTACTTACGGATACGCAGCTCCTGAATACCTTGCGACTG GTCATTTAACAACCAAAAGTGATGTCTATAGCTATGGTGTCGTGCTTTTGGAGGTGTTGTCTGGACGGAGAGTTGTGGACAAGAACCGTCCACCAGGAGAGCAAAAGCTGGTGGAATGGGCAAGACCGTTACTTGCTAACAAGAGGAAGTTATTCCGAGTTATCGACAACCGTTTACAAGATCAATACTCAATGGAAGAAGCTTGTAAAGTAGCTACCCTGGTGCTCAGATGCCTGACGTACGAGATAAAGCTGAGGCCGAACATGAACGAGGTTGTTTCTCACCTAGAACACATCCAAACTTTGAATGAAGCAGGAGGAAAAAACATCGATAAGGTCGAGAGAAGAATGCGTAGGAGAAGCGATAGTGTTGctataaaccaaaaaccaaatgcAGGTTTTGCTCGGCAAACCGCTGTGGGCGTCATAGCTACTGCTTATCCACGCCCATCTGATTCTCCTCTGTTTGTCTGA
- the LOC104749994 gene encoding protein kinase APK1B, chloroplastic isoform X5 — MGLCLSAQIKAVSPGASPKYMSSEANDSQSMGSKGSSVSIRTNPRTEGEILQSPNLKSFTFAELKAATRNFRPDSVLGEGGFGSVFKGWIDEQTLSASKPGTGVVIAVKKLNQDGWQGHQEWLAEVNYLGQFSHPNLVKLIGYSLEDEHRLLVYEFMPRGSLENHLFRRGSYFQPLSWTLRLKVALGAAKGLAFLHNAETSVIYRDFKTSNILLDSEYNAKLSDFGLAKDGPTGDKSHVSTRIMGTYGYAAPEYLATGHLTTKSDVYSYGVVLLEVLSGRRVVDKNRPPGEQKLVEWARPLLANKRKLFRVIDNRLQDQYSMEEACKVATLVLRCLTYEIKLRPNMNEVVSHLEHIQTLNEAGGKNIDKVERRMRRRSDSVAINQKPNAGFARQTAVGVIATAYPRPSDSPLFV, encoded by the exons ATGGGGCTTTGCTTAAGTGCTCAGATTAAAGCTGTGAGTCCAG GTGCAAGTCCGAAGTATATGAGTTCAGAGGCTAATGATTCTCAAAGTATGGGAAGCAAAGGCTCTTCTGTGTCTATCAGAACAAATCCAAGAACCGAAGGAGAG ATCTTGCAATCTCCTAACCTCAAAAGTTTCACTTTTGCTGAGCTTAAAGCAGCAACTAGGAATTTCAGACCAGATAGTGTTCTTGGTGAAGGTGGTTTTGGTTCTGTCTTTAAAGGTTGGATTGATGAACAGACTCTCTCTGCTTCTAAACCGGGAACCGGTGTGGTTATTGCTGTCAAAAAACTTAACCAAGATGGTTGGCAAGGTCACCAAGAATGGCTG gCGGAAGTGAATTACTTGGGGCAGTTTTCGCATCCTAATCTTGTGAAACTCATTGGTTACTCCTTAGAGGATGAGCATCGTCTTCTTGTTTATGAGTTCATGCCTCGTGGAAGCTTAGAGAATCATTTATTCAGAa GAGGCTCTTACTTCCAACCGTTATCTTGGACTCTACGGTTGAAAGTTGCACTTGGTGCTGCGAAAGGCCTTGCTTTTCTCCACAATGCCGAGACTAGTGTCATCTACCGCGATTTCAAAACTTCCAATATACTTCTTGATTCG GAGTACAATGCCAAGCTTTCTGATTTCGGGTTGGCTAAAGATGGACCTACTGGTGATAAAAGCCATGTCTCTACAAGGATCATGGGTACTTACGGATACGCAGCTCCTGAATACCTTGCGACTG GTCATTTAACAACCAAAAGTGATGTCTATAGCTATGGTGTCGTGCTTTTGGAGGTGTTGTCTGGACGGAGAGTTGTGGACAAGAACCGTCCACCAGGAGAGCAAAAGCTGGTGGAATGGGCAAGACCGTTACTTGCTAACAAGAGGAAGTTATTCCGAGTTATCGACAACCGTTTACAAGATCAATACTCAATGGAAGAAGCTTGTAAAGTAGCTACCCTGGTGCTCAGATGCCTGACGTACGAGATAAAGCTGAGGCCGAACATGAACGAGGTTGTTTCTCACCTAGAACACATCCAAACTTTGAATGAAGCAGGAGGAAAAAACATCGATAAGGTCGAGAGAAGAATGCGTAGGAGAAGCGATAGTGTTGctataaaccaaaaaccaaatgcAGGTTTTGCTCGGCAAACCGCTGTGGGCGTCATAGCTACTGCTTATCCACGCCCATCTGATTCTCCTCTGTTTGTCTGA
- the LOC104749994 gene encoding protein kinase APK1B, chloroplastic isoform X4 produces the protein MGLCLSAQIKAVSPGKQGASPKYMSSEANDSQSMGSKGSSVSIRTNPRTEGEILQSPNLKSFTFAELKAATRNFRPDSVLGEGGFGSVFKGWIDEQTLSASKPGTGVVIAVKKLNQDGWQGHQEWLAEVNYLGQFSHPNLVKLIGYSLEDEHRLLVYEFMPRGSLENHLFRRGSYFQPLSWTLRLKVALGAAKGLAFLHNAETSVIYRDFKTSNILLDSEYNAKLSDFGLAKDGPTGDKSHVSTRIMGTYGYAAPEYLATGHLTTKSDVYSYGVVLLEVLSGRRVVDKNRPPGEQKLVEWARPLLANKRKLFRVIDNRLQDQYSMEEACKVATLVLRCLTYEIKLRPNMNEVVSHLEHIQTLNEAGGKNIDKVERRMRRRSDSVAINQKPNAGFARQTAVGVIATAYPRPSDSPLFV, from the exons ATGGGGCTTTGCTTAAGTGCTCAGATTAAAGCTGTGAGTCCAGGTAAGCAAG GTGCAAGTCCGAAGTATATGAGTTCAGAGGCTAATGATTCTCAAAGTATGGGAAGCAAAGGCTCTTCTGTGTCTATCAGAACAAATCCAAGAACCGAAGGAGAGATCTTGCAATCTCCAAACCTCAAAAGTTTCACTTTTGCTGAGCTTAAAGCAGCAACTAGGAATTTCAGACCAGATAGTGTTCTTGGTGAAGGTGGCTTTGGTTCTGTCTTTAAAGGTTGGATTGATGAACAGACTCTCTCTGCTTCTAAACCGGGAACCGGTGTGGTTATTGCTGTCAAAAAACTTAACCAAGATGGTTGGCAAGGTCACCAAGAATGGCTG gCGGAAGTGAATTACTTGGGGCAGTTTTCGCATCCTAATCTTGTGAAACTCATTGGTTACTCCTTAGAGGATGAGCATCGTCTTCTTGTTTATGAGTTCATGCCTCGTGGAAGCTTAGAGAATCATTTATTCAGAa GAGGCTCTTACTTCCAACCGTTATCTTGGACTCTACGGTTGAAAGTTGCACTTGGTGCTGCGAAAGGCCTTGCTTTTCTCCACAATGCCGAGACTAGTGTCATCTACCGCGATTTCAAAACTTCCAATATACTTCTTGATTCG GAGTACAATGCCAAGCTTTCTGATTTCGGGTTGGCTAAAGATGGACCTACTGGTGATAAAAGCCATGTCTCTACAAGGATCATGGGTACTTACGGATACGCAGCTCCTGAATACCTTGCGACTG GTCATTTAACAACCAAAAGTGATGTCTATAGCTATGGTGTCGTGCTTTTGGAGGTGTTGTCTGGACGGAGAGTTGTGGACAAGAACCGTCCACCAGGAGAGCAAAAGCTGGTGGAATGGGCAAGACCGTTACTTGCTAACAAGAGGAAGTTATTCCGAGTTATCGACAACCGTTTACAAGATCAATACTCAATGGAAGAAGCTTGTAAAGTAGCTACCCTGGTGCTCAGATGCCTGACGTACGAGATAAAGCTGAGGCCGAACATGAACGAGGTTGTTTCTCACCTAGAACACATCCAAACTTTGAATGAAGCAGGAGGAAAAAACATCGATAAGGTCGAGAGAAGAATGCGTAGGAGAAGCGATAGTGTTGctataaaccaaaaaccaaatgcAGGTTTTGCTCGGCAAACCGCTGTGGGCGTCATAGCTACTGCTTATCCACGCCCATCTGATTCTCCTCTGTTTGTCTGA